The Buchnera aphidicola (Microlophium carnosum) sequence ACGAGTCAACATATCTGCTACCGGGTCTTGCATGCTCATTTTAAACTCCAAAACCTAAAAAAGTGTATTTTACCAACTTGCTTTTTTTAAACCAGGTATTTCACCTTTCATAGCAGCTTCTCTGACTTTGATACGACTCAATCCAAATTTACGCAAAAAAGCGTGTGGACGACCTGTTTGACGACATCTATTTCTCTGACGCGATGGACTGGAATCACGTGGAAAAGATTGCAGCTTAAGAACTGCATTCCAACGTTCTTCCTCTGTCAAATTCATGTTAGAAATAATATTTTTTAGTTCATTACGT is a genomic window containing:
- the rpsN gene encoding 30S ribosomal protein S14, whose translation is MAKQSMKAREVKRIKLANKFYTQRNELKNIISNMNLTEEERWNAVLKLQSFPRDSSPSRQRNRCRQTGRPHAFLRKFGLSRIKVREAAMKGEIPGLKKASW